aatactacacacagCAGAAATAATCATGCATAAAAATGATGGTGGATTTACTTCAGTGGAACAGAGGGTCAAAAGACATTGGCTGTTGTATATGTACAGACTGTAAAGACCTTTGAGGCAAATCTGTAATTTGTGATAttttactatataaataaaactgaaatgaactgaattctTTAGAGCAAAAGGTCTGGATATTCCCGGCATGCAGCTGGGTAATGTCTTTATGTTGGAGACGCCAGAGAATGCCCGACAAATCCACGCAGCCTCCGTTGGTCACAAAGTCGTCCTTGTGGGATCTTCTTTTGTAGGTACTGTACTACATCCATATTGTGTGATtacatcatttaagtttttagACACTGGACTGCACTTACGTATTTTGGCAGCAATTCTAATTTTGTGTTTTCCTGTTCTGGTATAAAGTTCAGCACATGATTTTTACTAGTGGAACTACTTAAGTCAATCaaattaaatgaaaagaaaaataaaaactgaaaaaaattctgCTAGAATATATTAATCTACCAATACATGAAGATGAAAACTAACGGTTTCACTGTTAATTCTATTTTCCAGTTTGTCTCATTATCTATTACTCTTTTATTGCTGTGATTTCCTTTCAGGGATGGAAATTGGATCATATTTAATTGGCAAAGCTTCCAGTATCACAATAATTGGCAGCAGTGAGCAGCCATACCAGAACACACTGGGTCCTGAAATAGGCAAAATCACCATGAAAGTGAGAAACTTTGTGTATGCCTACATTAATACTGTTTAATGTGAACTTCATATAGTTTATCTGCACATGTCATAATCTGTGTTGTTGCTGCAGATGCTGTCTGACAAGAATGTGAAATTCTACATGAATGATAATGTGACGGAGGTCAGGCACGAAAACGGAAAGGTAAAATATCAAAATAcacattgtatttttattgtaaacTTCAGCATTACTGTCAGAATGAATACAGTGAAAACCTGTTcatgtgaaaatgttttttctaactatttttatttatttatttatttattcattcattcattcatttatctctttattttcctCCCAGGTGAAGGAGGTTGTACTGAAAAGTGGAAAAGTTGTCCCAGCCCAGGTTTTGATTGTTGGTATTGGTAGGTGTGATTTGTAAAACtttatcatcaaaacaaacagagaaatgttcattACAGTTGCACTCTTAAATTAAGTTCACCTTATGTTGACTAGTGTGTATATAGTTATGTAGTAAAGTTTGCAGGACTTCACtgtttttgtttactttatttcaactatttgaaaaaaaaaaaatcttaattttttattatttaactttatttaatcatgatttatttgcaaaaaaaaaacctacattgTGAAGAACTTTATTTGTCATGTAGTTTAATTCAAAgagaaacagttaaaaaaaaattgctgtaatTTAATATCTGAAACATTAAACTAATTTATGCAATCAATTAATCATAAGTGGGATTTACCCAAACCTGAAATGAAAAATTTGTATATTTTAAGATTGAgatttcaaaactttttttttttttttttttttttacatgtaatgAGTCTAGGATATGTATAATTTTCACTTTCttaaataactgacaaaaaatattgaaagtTTTTGGGGCATTCAGATTTTTGTAAAATGCacttgtatgtctgtgtgtgtggaagtGGTAATATATTTACTCAAACTgcttcaattaaaataaataaataaataaataaattattattattattattattattattaataataataataataataataataataataataataataataataataataataataataactctatATAGTGTCCTTCATGAAGCCTATGCTAAAGTGgactgaacacaacagaaacagaCTAAATAAGCATGACTTCAGAAACAAATAACATATTTTGTATCTCACGGTGACCAGTAAGTTCAAACTCACATACTACAATCGAAGGTTTTATAGTGGTTTAACTTCATGAGAATgcttaaaaatacacagaaaacctGATAGGTCTGCTGTTTACAAAAAATACTCAAACAATGTTTCTGCAAAGTGTTCTGAAGCCATTCTGTCCTCTTTCTCTCTACTTCCAGGCATCATTCCTAACTCAGAGTTCCTCCGAGGCACTAAAATCCAGATGGACTCAAAAAACTTTGTACCCGTTGACAAGGTCTGTCATTAATGTCTGCTCATATGATCTCACCTCATCTAAATATATCCATTTTGCAAATACACTTGCTTTAGGCCCTTTGTCTCCCCATAGTAAATGTGCACTTCCATAAATGATTCCGCGTCTGCATTGTGAATTGTGCTTGTTGCTTCCTCCGCTAGCACATGCAGACTAACGTCCCTGGGGTTTTCTGTGGGGGCGACCTGTCCACCTTCCCTCTGGCGATGGCCAAAGATCATAGGGTCAACATCGGACACTGGCAGATGGCACAAACACACggtaaagtaataataaaaacacagctTTATGGTTGTGTTGTTTATATGTTAAAATCCTACATGGCATGTAATTATCAGATGGATTTAATATACTTTACACCATGTCAAACTTAATTTGGTAGTCACACATATATAAAACAATAGGTTTCTACAATAGTTAGTGACATTTGCGGTATTACAGCGCAAAAGTTGTTGTTGCCGTGGTGACGACCTGCAACACAGTTcctatagatggatggatggatggatggatggatggatggatggatggatggcacaaatttatttatttattttattgattgattgatttgcgcaaacagcaagagaaattttttttaaaaacaacaacattcgaacaagtaacatcattgtgcaggagagtatagaagccaaaaaagacttatgtgaatacctccccggaaataaacaatacacaggaggaaaaaaaagagagagaaaaaaaagataaaaaagaaaaaaaagagaggagaAACATTCAGTAACAATACTATATCACAGCAAACATTAGTAAGAGAAATACGACATAACATTGTCCACTATAAATTacaagtataaaaagatctgggtagaatctggataataactgtaatgtgttgaaataaactgtaaggtgcaaaacaagttgaaatagtCCAACCAGGAATGTGCAAAGACATTCAAGTGCAAATGGATTTATGACTATAGGTGAAAGGATGGATGATATCTAATTACATTTTTACTTTATTACTAATTGGCAGATAAGTCAGAGTTAAATAGATACAACTGGCTGAAGAACTTTTTTATTTGTCAtggctttatatttatttttatttttatttttatttttatgctgtATGTGCAAATGGAGTCATACATATGAAGGCAACTAAAAAGCAAAACTTTTTCATCTGTACTTGGAGttgtgtagttgtttttttttttttttcagctgtctgtgtgtgttattgttgGTCAGGGAGGATAGCAGCTCTGAACATGTTGGGCAAACAGACTGAACTCAATACAGTTCCTTTCTACTGGACCGTCCTTCTGGGTAAAACGGTCCGATACACAGGTAAGCTCCTacaaatgcacatgagacacacTCCAATAGAATTTATGTCTGCTCTGCATATGGTATGTAGTTATTACATGCCATATTTgtgctttgttttgtgttttgcaggTTATGGAGAAGGATACACTGAGATAGTAATGAAAGGAAAGCCTGAGGAGAAGAAGTTCCTGGCTTTGTACATCAAGTAAGTTGACACAAACAGCCGTTGTCTGTTTTAAACAACATTTATAATAAGTGATCATCTCTCATTAACTCATTTAACAGATGCCTGATTGTATGTACAGGTCTGGTATGTTTctttcatacattttgtttctgtttatttgaTGTATAGGAATGACCAGGTCATAGCAGCAGTGAGCCTAAACTTCGACCCAGCGGTGTCTGCAGTAGCAGAGCGGCTCGTAACAGGAAAAGTCATCACCAAAAAAGAAGCTCAGTACGTAACATCCTGTGTTTTTATGTGACTTCCTCTCTGAGCCTCCATGTTGTGTATTTATACAGCTGACTTGACTGGACTGACTAGATTGAGTTCTTCCATCTGAGATCTACGTTGGTGGGTACTATCCACTGCAGACCATGAAGGATGGACAAAGCTCTAGTTTTGGAGATAATCTGACCCAGTCACAATTTGGCCTCTATtcaaagtccccccccccccaaaaaaagagcaTTCACCTGTTTTGTAATATATCCTACCTACTAGCAAGTGTTACTGTAACAAAATTCAACATTTTCAAAATAATTACAAGTTCACCTGTCCATGTTCATAACATTAGAGCTGAATGGCTTGTATAGTTCACTgtcgcccataaagttggaatcaaatatttttacctcttctcatgaaatgattgtgataatgtgatttattcttgatgaataaagtgtaactgggactcatcaTTAGTATGATTTTacaaggtcaaaggtgattactgatgtatataaaattgaataaaaagagcaatgtgactgaaaagacatttattctaactgtatgggcaacagtgtaatgtATAGTTACATCCACAAATTCAGTGGCATTTAGTCTTTAGTCCAGAGTTTACAGTATCCATTTACTCCAAAACAGACCTGGAACATTGCTTCTGACTACAGTGATGGGTGATTCCAAACACCACTGAGCTCAGAGAATTCCCATGACACCTCTGAACACCATTAACATAAGGCTCTCTCTTTGAAAATACAGCTGAACAAGACTTCCATTACTATCACATTAAATGACATTTATAGTAGCCTATATTAAGGTGTTGTTGTCATGGTTATGACAAACCCCAGACTTCAAATCACTTCACTGATACAAGTGAAAATATATGAATACTTCTTTGGGtgaatatttttgttgtttgtatttatttatacattctaATGCATGAAAACTCATTCATAAAGGTTAGAGACCAACAGGCATTGACACATATAACATTGCACTATGCAACAGCTCAGAAACATGTAATACATTTTCACTTCATCATGTAACAACACTCacatttttataataaatgatgttaTGTATTGTAGTTACAGAATATGGAAAGTGCTCATTTTTGATGATTAAAATGTAATGTATGATATTACCTTTCAAAACAGAGGCTTTCATACCTAAAAATCATTACAATTATTAACGACTTTTATAAAAGAAGAAAGTGTAACAGATCACAGTGATGACGTGAACCCTTTTTTCTTCAGATCAGATGACCTGAGTTGGCTACAGTTGTCCTGATCTACACTCATCTGCTGAAAACATCAGCTGTGTGGAGCTGACATGCAGCCAAATGACTGCAATTCATTTGTTTCTTCTTCCGAAGAGGACAAAGAGTTCAGGAACTGTGATCAAATGAAGAGACATGGGACACCATGATGCAAACAACAGATACCTCATATGgatacagctgttttttttatcttaggTTTTTATGACCATAGtggaacatatttacattgtttttcaGAATTATGTGGTTTTATGTCTGCAGGTTGATTTTTAATGACAGTCCAGAGATATCACACTTAAGATGCCTCAGTACGTTCTCTGCTGTTAAAAAGCTGCCTTTTACTTCACCGTtggaatatgtatatata
The Sphaeramia orbicularis chromosome 14, fSphaOr1.1, whole genome shotgun sequence DNA segment above includes these coding regions:
- the LOC115432603 gene encoding apoptosis-inducing factor 3-like, with the translated sequence MSAAKPPHQDPDSDPEDTSDELTELVCLESDLKDGQMMEVEVGRHSVLLTRFEGKFNAFGNLCTHYGAPLSKGFISGQRVRCPWHGSCFNLITGDLEEYPGMDCLPCHKVKILNSKVYVSINKKTIRQQKRLKHMGRAEPGVTHTILLLGGGAASLSCAETLRQENYNGRIIMVSRDDLLPYDKTRLSKVMNVESSSIMLRTKEFYQQYDIEVWLKKEALSVDTDMKTVTFDDGLVQKYDQLLISTGCRAKGLDIPGMQLGNVFMLETPENARQIHAASVGHKVVLVGSSFVGMEIGSYLIGKASSITIIGSSEQPYQNTLGPEIGKITMKMLSDKNVKFYMNDNVTEVRHENGKVKEVVLKSGKVVPAQVLIVGIGIIPNSEFLRGTKIQMDSKNFVPVDKHMQTNVPGVFCGGDLSTFPLAMAKDHRVNIGHWQMAQTHGRIAALNMLGKQTELNTVPFYWTVLLGKTVRYTGYGEGYTEIVMKGKPEEKKFLALYIKNDQVIAAVSLNFDPAVSAVAERLVTGKVITKKEAQSDDLSWLQLS